A genomic region of Ursus arctos isolate Adak ecotype North America unplaced genomic scaffold, UrsArc2.0 scaffold_8, whole genome shotgun sequence contains the following coding sequences:
- the CAD gene encoding CAD protein isoform X3, with protein sequence MAALMLEDGSVLRGQPFGATVSTAGEVVFQTGMVGYPEALTDPSYKAQILVLTYPLIGNYGIPTDEVDEFGLSKWFESSGIHVAGLVVGECCPTPSHWSATHTLHQWLQQHGIPGLQGVDTRELTKKLREQGSLLGKLVQDGTEPSALPFLDPNARPLVPEVSIKAPRVFNAGGTPRILALDCGLKYNQIRCLCQRGAEVTVVPWDHALDSREYEGVFLSNGPGDPASYPSVVSTLSRVLSEPNPRPVFGICLGHQLLALAIGAKTYKMRYGNRGHNQPCLLVGSGRCFLTSQNHGFAVETDSLPAGWLPLFTNANDRSNEGIVHDSLPFFSVQFHPEHQAGPSDMELLFDIFLETVKEATAGNPGGQTVRERLVERLCPPGIPTPGSGLPPPRKVLILGSGGLSIGQAGEFDYSGSQAIKALKEENIQTLLINPNIATVQTSQGLADKVYFLPITPHYVTQVIRNERPDGILLTFGGQTALNCGVELTKAGVLARYGVRVLGTPVETIELTEDRRAFASRMAEIGEHVAPSEAANSLEQAQAAAERLGYPVLVRAAFALGGLGSGFASNREELFALVAPAFAHTSQVLVDKSLKGWKEIEYEVVRDAYGNCVTVCNMENLDPLGIHTGESIVVAPSQTLNDREYQLLRQTAIKVTQHLGIVGECNVQYALNPESEQYYIIEVNARLSRSSALASKATGYPLAYVAAKLALGIPLPELRNSVTGGTAAFEPSLDYCVVKIPRWDLSKFLRVSTKIGSCMKSVGEVMGIGRSFEEAFQKALRMVDENCVGFDHTVKPVSDMELETPTDKRIFVVAAALWAGYSVERLYELTRIDRWFLHRMKRIIAHAQLLEQHRGQPLPPDLLQQAKRLGFSDKQIALAVLSTELAVRKLRQERGICPAVKQIDTVAAEWPAQTNYLYLTYWGTTHDLTFRTPHVLVLGSGVYRIGSSVEFDWCAVGCIRQLRKMGYKTIMVNYNPETVSTDYDMCDRLYFDEISFEVVMDIYELESPEGVILSMGGQLPNNMAMALHRQQCRVLGTSPEAIDSAENRFKFSRLLDTIGISQPQWRELSDLESARQFCQTVGYPCVVRPSYVLSGAAMNVAYTDGDLERFLSSAAAVSKEHPVVISKFIQEAKEIDVDAVARDGVVAAIAISEHVENAGVHSGDATLVTPPQDITAKTLERIKAIVHAVGQELQVTGPFNLQLIAKDDQLKVIECNVRVSRSFPFVSKTLGVDLVALATRVIMGEEVEPVGLMTGSGVVGVKVPQFSFSRLAGADVVLGVEMTSTGEVAGFGESRCEAYLKAMLSTGFKIPKKNILLTIGSYKNKSELLPTVRLLESLGYSLYASLGTADFYTEHGVKVTAVDWHFEEAVDGECPPQRSILEQLAENHFELVINLSMRGAGGRRLSSFVTKGYRTRRLAADFSVPLIIDIKCTKLFVEALGQIGPAPPLKVHVDCMTSQKLVRLPGLIDIHVHLREPGGTHKEDFASGTAAALAGGVTMVCAMPNTRPPIIDAPALALAQKLAEAGARCDFALFLGASSENAGTLGAVAGSAAGLKLYLNETFSELRLDNVAQWMEHFETWPSHLPIVAHAERQSVAAVLMVAQLTQRSVHICHVARKEEILLIKAAKARGLPVTCEVAPHHLFLSRDDLERLGPGKGEVRPELGSRQDMEALWENMAVIDCFASDHAPHTLEEKSGPRPPPGFPGLETMLPLLLTAVSEGRLSLDDLLQRLHHNPRRIFHLPPQEDTYVEVDLEHEWTIPSHMPFSKAHWTPFEGQKVKGTIRRVVLRGEVAYIDGQVLVPPGYGQDVRKWPQGAVPQLAPPAPATSEITTTPERPRRVVPGLPDGRFHLPPRIHRASDPGLPAMFLRPGAGIPRGSRTWAEEPKEKSSRKAAEPELMGTLDGTCYPPLPVPRQASPQNLGTPGLLHPQTSPLLHSLVGQHILSVQQFTKDQMSHLFNVAHTLRMMVQKERSLDILKGKVMASMFYEVSTRTSSSFAAAMARLGGAVLSFSEATSSVQKGESLADSVQTMSCYADVVVLRHPQPGAVELAAKHCRRPVINAGDGVGEHPTQALLDIFTIREELGTVNGMTITMVGDLKHGRTVHSLACLLTQYRVSLRYVAPPSLRMPPNVRAFVAARGTKQEEFESIEEALPDTDVLYMTRIQKERFDSTQEYEACFGQFILTPHIMTRAKKKMVVMHPMPRVNEISVEVDSDPRAAYFRQAENGICRHC encoded by the exons ATGGCGGCCCTGATGTTGGAGGATGGGTCGGTCCTGAGGGGCCAGCCCTTTGGGGCCACTGTGTCGACTGCCGGGGAAGTGG TGTTTCAAACCGGCATGGTTGGCTACCCCGAGGCCCTCACTGACCCTTCCTACAAAGCACAAATCTTAGTGCTGACATATCCTCTGATCGGCAACTACGGCATCCCCACAGACGAAGTGGATGAGTTCGGTCTCAGTAAG TGGTTTGAATCCTCCGGGATCCACGTGGCAGGACTGGTGGTGGGAGAGTGCTGCCCCACGCCCAGCCACTGGAGTGCCACCCACACCCTGCACCAGTGGCTGCAACAGCATGGCATACCTGGCCTGCAAG GAGTGGATACTCGGGAGCTGACTAAGAAGTTGCGAGAACAAGGGTCTCTGCTGGGAAAGCTGGTCCAGGATGGGACAGAGCCTTCAGCCCTGCCATTCTTGGACCCTAATGCCCGCCCCCTGGTGCCAGAGGTCTCAATTAAG GCTCCACGGGTGTTCAATGCAGGGGGCACCCCTCGGATCCTTGCTTTGGATTGTGGCCTCAAGTATAATCAGATCCGATGCCTGTGTCAGCGTGGTGCTGAGGTCACTGTGGTACCATGGGACCACGCCTTAGACAGCCGGG AGTATGAGGGTGTCTTCCTGAGTAATGGCCCTGGTGACCCCGCCTCCTATCCCAGTGTGGTATCCACACTGAGCCGTGTCTTATCTGAGCCTAATCCCCGACCTGTCTTCGGGATCTGTCTGGGACACCAGCTGTTGGCCTTAGCCATTGGGGCCAAGACATACAAGATGAG ATACGGGAACCGAGGCCACAATCAGCCATGCTTGCTGGTGGGCTCTGGGCGCTGCTTTCTGACATCCCAGAACCATGGGTTTGCTGTGGAAACAGACTCGCTGCCAGCAGGCTGGCTTCCTCTCTTTACCAACGCCAATGATCGTTCCAATGAAGGCATCGTACACGACAGCCTGCCGTTCTTCAG TGTCCAGTTTCACCCAGAGCACCAAGCTGGTCCTTCAGATATGGAGCTTCTTTTTGATATCTTTCTGGAAACTGTGAAAGAAGCCACAGCTGGGAACCCTGGGGGCCAGACAG TTCGAGAGCGGCTGGTTGAGCGCCTCTGTCCGCCTGGAATTCCCACCCCAGGCTCTGGGCTTCCACCACCACGAAAGGTTCTGATCCTGGGCTCTGGGGGCCTCTCCATTGGCCAAGCTGGAGAGTTTGACTACTCTGGCTCTCAG GCGATTAAGGCCCTGAAGGAGGAAAACATCCAGACGTTGCTGATCAACCCCAACATTGCCACAGTGCAGACTTCCCAGGGGCTGGCTGACAAGGTCTATTTCCTTCCCATAACACCTCACTACGTAACCCAG GTGATCCGTAATGAGCGGCCAGATGGCATCTTACTGACTTTTGGGGGCCAGACAGCTCTGAACTGTGGTGTGGAGCTGACAAAGGCCGGAGTGTTGGCTCGGTATGGGGTCCGGGTCCTGGGCACACCCGTGGAGACCATTGAACTGACGGAAGACCGGCGTGCCTTTGCCTCCCGGATGGCGGAGATTGGAGAGCATGTGGCCCCCAGTGAGGCGGCAAATTCTCTTGAACAG GCCCAAGCAGCTGCCGAGCGGCTGGGGTACCCAGTGCTGGTGCGTGCAGCCTTTGCCCTCGGTGGCTTGGGCTCTGGCTTTGCCTCTAACAGGGAGGAGCTCTTTGCTCTTGTGGCCCCAGCTTTTGCCCACACCAGCCAAGTGCTGGTCGATAAGTCCCTGAAGGGATGGAAGGAGATTGAGTACGAGGTGGTGAGAGATGCCTATGGCAACTGCGTCACG GTGTGTAACATGGAGAATTTGGACCCACTGGGCATCCATACTGGTGAGTCCATAGTGGTGGCTCCAAGCCAGACGCTGAATGACCGGGAATACCAGCTACTGCGGCAGACCGCCATCAAGGTGACCCAGCACCTTGGAATCGTTGGGGAGTGCAATGTGCAGTACGCCTTGAACCCCGAGTCTGAGCAG taTTACATCATTGAAGTGAATGCCAGGCTCTCTCGAAGCTCCGCCCTGGCCAGTAAGGCCACAGGCTATCCGCTGGCCTACGTGGCAGCCAAACTAGCTTTGGGTATCCCTCTGCCAGAGCTCAG GAACTCCGTGACAGGGGGAACAGCAGCCTTTGAACCCAGCCTGGATTACTGTGTGGTGAAGATCCCTCGCTGGGACCTCAGCAAGTTCCTCCGTGTCAGCACAAAGATTGGGAGCTGCATGAAGAGCGTTG GTGAAGTCATGGGCATTGGGCGTTCTTTTGAGGAGGCCTTCCAGAAGGCTCTTCGCATGGTGGATGAGAACTGTGTGGGCTTTGATCACACGGTAAAGCCAGTCAGTGATATG GAGCTGGAGACGCCAACCGACAAGCGGATCTTCGTGGTGGCAGCTGCTCTGTGGGCTGGCTACTCGGTGGAGCGGCTGTATGAACTCACACGCATCGACCGCTGGTTCCTGCACCGCATGAAGCGGATTATAGCACACGCCCAGCTGCTGGAACAGCATCGTGGCCAGCCTTTGCCCCCAGACCTGCTGCAACAGGCCAAGCGCCTTGGCTTCTCAGACAAGCAGATTGCCCTTGCGGTTCTGAG CACAGAGCTGGCTGTTCGCAAGCTGCGTCAGGAACGGGGGATCTGCCCAGCAGTGAAACAGATCGACACAGTTGCAGCCGAGTGGCCAGCCCAGACAAACTATTTGTACCTGACATACTGGGGCACCACCCATGACCTCACCTTTCGAACGCCTCACGTCCTGGTCCTTGGCTCTGGCGTCTACCGGATAGGCTCCAGCGTTGAGTTTGACTGGTGTGCCGTGGGCTGCATCCGGCAGCTCCGAAAG ATGGGATATAAGACCATTATGGTGAACTACAACCCAGAGACAGTCAGCACTGACTATGACATGTGTGACCGACTCTACTTTGATGAGATCTCTTTTGAG GTGGTGATGGACATCTATGAGCTCGAGAGCCCTGAAGGCGTGATCCTGTCCATGGGCGGGCAGCTGCCCAACAACATGGCCATGGCTTTGCATCGGCAGCAGTGCCGGGTGCTGGGCACTTCCCCTGAAGCCATCGACTCAGCTGAGAACCGTTTCAAGTTCTCCCGGCTCCTCGACACCATCGGTATCAGCCAGCCTCAGTGGAGGGAGCTCAGTGACCTAGAG TCTGCTCGCCAGTTCTGCCAGACGGTGGGGTATCCCTGTGTGGTGCGCCCCTCCTACGTGCTGAGCGGCGCTGCTATGAATGTGGCTTACACTGACGGGGACCTGGAACGCTTCCTGAGCAGTGCGGCAGCCGTCTCCAAGGAGCACCCCGTGGTCATCTCCAAGTTCATCCAGGAGGCCAAG GAGATTGACGTGGATGCTGTGGCCCGTGATGGTGTGGTGGCAGCCATTGCCATCTCTGAGCACGTGGAGAATGCAGGTGTGCATTCAGGTGATGCCACGCTGGTGACCCCACCACAAGACATCACTGCCAAAACCCTAGAGCGGATTAAAGCCATTGTGCATGCTGTGGGCCAGGAGCTGCAAGTCACGGGACCCTTCAATCTGCAGCTCATTGCCAAG gaCGACCAGCTGAAAGTCATCGAATGCAACGTGCGTGTCTCTCGCTCCTTCCCTTTCGTCTCCAAGACACTAGGTGTGGACCTAGTAGCATTGGCCACACGCGTCATCATGGGGGAAGAAGTGGAACCTGTGGGGCTCATGACTGGCTCTGGAGTCGTGGGGGTAAAG GTCCCTCAGTTCTCGTTCTCACGCCTGGCGGGGGCCGACGTCGTGCTGGGCGTGGAGATGACCAGCACTGGGGAAGTGGCTGGCTTTGGGGAGAGCCGCTGCGAGGCCTACCTCAAGGCCATGCTAAGCACTGGCTTTAAGATCCCCAAGAAGAACATCTTGCTGACCATTGGCAGCTATAAG AACAAAAGTGAGCTGCTCCCAACTGTGCGGCTGTTGGAGAGCCTGGGCTACAGTCTCTACGCCAGTCTGGGCACCGCCGACTTCTACACTGAGCACGGCGTCAAG GTAACGGCTGTGGACTGGCACTTTGAGGAGGCAGTGGATGGTGAGTGCCCGCCGCAGCGAAGCATCTTGGAGCAGCTGGCCGAGAATCACTTTGAGCTAGTGATTAACCTGTCAATGCGCGGGGCTGGGGGCCGGCGTCTCTCTTCCTTTGTCACCAAGGGCTACCGTACCCGGCGCCTGGCCGCTGACTTCTCCGTGCCCCTCATCATTGATATCAAGTGCACCAAACTGTTTGTGGAG GCCCTGGGCCAGATTGGGCCAGCCCCCCCTTTGAAGGTACACGTTGACTGTATGACTTCCCAGAAGCTTGTGCGGCTCCCTG GATTGATTGACATCCATGTGCACCTGCGGGAACCCGGGGGGACACACAAGGAGGACTTTGCCTCGGGCACCGCCGCTGCCCTGGCTGGGGGTGTCACCATGGTGTGCGCCATGCCTAATACCCGGCCCCCCATCATTGATGCAccggccctggccctggcccagaAG CTGGCAGAGGCGGGTGCCCGCTGTGACTTTGCCTTATTTCTCGGAGCCTCGTCGGAAAATGCAGGGACCCTGGGTGCTGTCGCTGGGTCTGCAGCTGGGCTAAAGCTCTACCTCAATGAGACCTTCTCTGAGCTTCGGCTGGACAATGTGGCCCAGTGGATGGAG CACTTTGAGACAtggccctcccacctccccatcGTGGCCCACGCAGAGCGGCAGAGCGTGGCCGCTGTCCTCATGGTGGCCCAGCTGACCCAGCGCTCGGTGCACATATGTCACGTGGCCCGGAAGGAGGAG ATCCTGCTGATTAAAGCCGCCAAGGCACGGGGGCTGCCCGTAACCTGTGAAGTGGCACCCCACCATCTGTTTCTGAGCCGCGATGACCTGGAGCGCCTGGGGCCGGGGAAGGGGGAGGTCCGGCCTGAGCTTGGCTCCCGCCAGGACATGGAGGCCCTGTGGGAGAACATGGCTGTCATCGACTGCTTCGCCTCAGACCACG ccccccacacctTAGAGGAGAAGAGTGGGCCCAGGCCTCCCCCCGGCTTCCCGGGGCTGGAGACcatgctgccgctgctgctgacAGCAGTCAGTGAGGGCCGGCTCAGTCTGGATGACCTGCTGCAGCGGCTGCACCACAACCCGCGCCGGATCTTCCACCTGCCCCCCCAGGAGGACACCTACGTGGAG GTGGATCTGGAGCACGAGTGGACCATCCCCAGCCATATGCCCTTCTCCAAGGCCCACTGGACGCCCTTTGAAGGGCAGAAGGTGAAGGGCACCATCCGCCGTGTGGTCCTACGAGGGGAGGTGGCCTATATCGACGGGCAG GTCCTGGTGCCCCCGGGCTACGGACAGGACGTACGCAAGTGGCCTCAGGGGGCTGTTCCCCAGCTcgcgcccccagcccctgccaccagTGAGATAACCACG ACGCCGGAAAGGCCCCGCCGGGTCGTCCCAGGGCTTCCCGATGGCCGCTTCCACCTGCCACCCCGAATCCACCGAGCTTCCGATCCAGGTCTGCCAG CTATGTTCCTCCGCCCGGGAGCTGGGATCCCGCGGGGCAGCAGAACGTGGG CTGAGGAGCCAAAGGAAAAGTCCTCTCGGAAGGCAGCGGAGCCAG AGCTGATGGGAACTCTCGATGGCACCTGCTACCCTCCACTACCAGTACCTAGACAGGCGTCACCCCAGAACCTGGGGACCCCTGGCCTGCTGCACCCCCAGACCTCACCCCTGCTGCACTCATTAGTGGGTCAACATATCCTGTCTGTCCAGCAGTTCACCAAGGATCAg ATGTCTCACCTGTTCAATGTGGCACACACGCTGCGTATGATGGTACAGAAGGAGCGGAGCCTCGACATACTCAAG GGGAAGGTGATGGCCTCCATGTTCTACGAGGTGAGCACGCGGACCAGCAGCTCCTTTGCCGCAGCCATGGCCCGGCTCGGGGGTGCTGTGCTCAGCTTCTCGGAAGCCACGTCTTCGGTCCAGAAGGGCGAATCCCTGGCTGACTCCGTGCAGACCATGAGCTGTTACGCCGACGTCGTCGTGCTCCGGCACCCGCAGCCTGGAGCGGTGGAG CTGGCAGCCAAGCACTGCCGAAGGCCAGTGATTAACGCTGGGGATGGGGTCGGAGAGCATCCCACCCAGGCCCTGCTGGACATCTTCACCATCCGGGAGGAGCTTGGGACTGTCAATGGCATGACG ATCACCATGGTGGGGGATCTGAAGCATGGGCGCACCGTGCATTCTCTGGCCTGCCTGCTCACCCAGTACCGTGTCAGCCTGCGCTATGTGGCCCCTCCCAGCCTGCGCATGCCACCCAACGTGCGGGCCTTTGTGGCGGCCCGTGGCACCAAGCAG GAGGAATTTGAGAGCATTGAGGAAGCACTGCCCGACACTGACGTGCTCTACATGACCCGAATCCAGAAAGAGCGCTTCGACTCTACCCAGGAGTATGAAGCT TGCTTTGGCCAGTTCATCCTCACTCCCCACATCATGACGCGGGCCAAGAAGAAGATGGTGGTGATGCACCCAATGCCTCGAGTCAATGAGATAAG CGTGGAGGTGGACTCGGACCCCCGAGCGGCCTACTTCCGCCAGGCTGAGAACGGCAT CTGCCGTCACTGTTAG